The Salvia miltiorrhiza cultivar Shanhuang (shh) chromosome 1, IMPLAD_Smil_shh, whole genome shotgun sequence genome has a window encoding:
- the LOC131022630 gene encoding serine/threonine-protein kinase TOUSLED isoform X2, translating to MSDDMILHFSSNSSNQSDQSSKIAKLEARLVGKASSAVSAQPQVQAQLNSWTVPAKFGGASDGLADSLVDSDDSDDDDNGGAYLIQANTQKRRKVDEVCSPTSIEQVEEGNISGSTQQAPADARYKNAEPIDNNKLGGDVNKRKQSRGRATTSSGRGRGSRVSDQARNQSISPSNGQVENSLCKDGFFKEQLGHDGHTSREDEGTSLRAKVAAMEEELKKSREEVSDSRDKCERLEKELKDIKDYEQQMKPKRMKVISDLLISVSKAERQEARMRVRQDSLRLGNIGVVRAGTIISEAWEDGQAMKDINAQLRILLETKEAIERQRKSLKKRPTDKGEVADAEGGVQEEDILMQDEIFKSRLASIKREEEAVMRERDRHELEKGRLIREMKRIRDEDGSRFNNFQILHHRYALLNLLGKGGFSEVYKAFDLVEHRYVACKLHGLNAQWSEEKKQSYIRHAIREYNIHKTLVHRHIVRLWDIFEIDHNTFCTVLEYCSGKDLDAVLKATPVLPEREARIIVVQIFQGLVYLNKRSQKIIHYDLKPGNVLFDEFGVAKVTDFGLSKIVEDNVGSQGMELTSQGAGTYWYLPPECFELSRTPLISSKVDVWSLGVLLYQMLFGRRPFGHDQSQERILREDTIIKARKVEFPSRPSVSNEAKDFIRRCLTYNQAERPDVLAIAQDPYLIYTKK from the exons ATGTCGGACGACATGATCTTGCATTTCTCTTCCAACTCTTCGAATCAATCGGATCAGTCCTCCAAGATCGCGAAACTCGAAGCGAGATTGGTGGGCAAGGCTTCCTCTGCAGTTTCCGCACAGCCCCAAGTCCAGGCGCAGCTGAATTCGTGGACTGTGCCTGCGAAGTTTGGAGGTGCCTCGGATGGTCTGGCGGACTCTTTAGTTGATAGCGATGattctgatgatgatgat AATGGAGGAGCCTATCTCATACAAGCTAATACTCAAAAGCGGCGGAAGGTTGATGAAGTCTGTAGCCCCACTTCCATCGAACAAGTTGAG GAAGGTAATATTTCTGGAAGTACACAACAGGCGCCAGCTGATGCTCGGTACAAGAATGCAGAACCAATTGATAACAACAAGCTAGGTGGTGAtgtaaataaaagaaagcaaagtcGTGGTCGGGCTACTACTTCTTCTGGTAGGGGAAGGGGTTCCCGTGTTAGTGATCAGGCAAGAAATCAGAGCATCTCTCCGTCAAATGGCCAGGTCGAGAACTCCCTTTGTAAG GATGGATTCTTCAAAGAGCAGCTTGGGCATGATGGTCACACCTCAAGAGAG GATGAAGGAACTTCCTTACGCGCAAAGGTTGCAGCAATGGAGGAAGAACTGAAAAAATCACGTGAAGAGGTCTCTGATTCCCGGGATAAATGTGAACGACTAGAAAAG GAGCTTAAAGATATCAAAGATTATGAACAACAGATGAAACCAAAG AGAATGAAAGTGATATCTGATTTATTGATATCTGTATCAAAAGCTGAGAGACAAGAGGCAAGGATGAGAGTACGCCAGGATTCCCTGAGACTTGGCAACATTGGAGTGGTCAG AGCTGGCACGATCATATCTGAAGCGTGGGAGGATGGACAAGCCATGAAAGATATCAATGCCCAACTT AGGATTTTGTTGGAAACGAAGGAGGCAATTGAAAGACAGAGGAAATCTCTGAAGAAACGGCCAACAG aCAAGGGTGAGGTAGCTGATGCAGAGGGTGGGGTTCAGGAAGAAGATATTCTCATGCAGGATGAAATTTTCAAGTCTCGTCTAGCCAGCATCAAACGG GAGGAGGAAGCTGTAATGCGTGAAAGAGACCGGCATGAGTTGGAAAAAGGAAGATTAATACGTGAAATGAAACGTATAAGGGATGAGGATGGCTCTCGTTTCAACAATTTTCAGATATTGCATCACCGTTATGCTCTCTTAAACCTTTTGGGCAAAGGAGGATTTAGTGAAGTTTATAAG GCTTTTGACTTGGTAGAACATAGATATGTTGCCTGTAAGCTACATGGTTTGAATGCTCAGTGGAGTGAAGAGAAGAAGCAAAGCTATATACGGCATGCGATCAGGGAATATAATATTCACAAAACCTTGGTCCACCGTCACATAGTTCGGCTTTGGGACATCTTTGAGATTGATCACAACACATTCTGCACTGTCTTGGAGTATTGCAGTG GCAAGGATCTCGATGCTGTTCTTAAAGCAACACCGGTACTTCCAGAGAGAGAAGCTAGAATTATTGTGGTCCAGATCTTTCAGGGCCTTGTTTACCTGAATAAAAGATCGCAAAAAATTATTCATTACGATTTGAAACCTGGAAATGTTCTATTTGATGAATTTGGTGTTGCTAAAGTCACAGATTTCGGTCTTAGCAAGATTGTGGAGGACAATGTTGGATCCCAAGGCATGGAACTTACATCGCAGGGTGCTGGTACATATTG GTATCTGCCTCCAGAATGTTTTGAGCTAAGCAGGACACCTCTAATTTCCTCAAAG GTTGATGTTTGGTCTCTGGGTGTCTTGTTGTACCAAATGCTGTTTGGCAGACGGCCTTTTGGGCACGACCAGAGTCAAGAGAGAATTCTCCGTGAAGATACAATTATTAAAGCCCGTAAAGTTGAGTTCCCTTCAAGACCATCTGTATCTAATGAGGCAAAG GATTTTATTCGCCGTTGCCTAACATACAATCAAGCAGAGCGACCCGATGTTTTAGCTATTGCTCAAGATCCATACCTGATTTATACAAAGAAATGA
- the LOC131022630 gene encoding serine/threonine-protein kinase TOUSLED isoform X1, which yields MSDDMILHFSSNSSNQSDQSSKIAKLEARLVGKASSAVSAQPQVQAQLNSWTVPAKFGGASDGLADSLVDSDDSDDDDNGGAYLIQANTQKRRKVDEVCSPTSIEQVEEGNISGSTQQAPADARYKNAEPIDNNKLGGDVNKRKQSRGRATTSSGRGRGSRVSDQARNQSISPSNGQVENSLCKDGFFKEQLGHDGHTSREDEGTSLRAKVAAMEEELKKSREEVSDSRDKCERLEKELKDIKDYEQQMKPKRMKVISDLLISVSKAERQEARMRVRQDSLRLGNIGVVRAGTIISEAWEDGQAMKDINAQLRILLETKEAIERQRKSLKKRPTDKGEVADAEGGVQEEDILMQDEIFKSRLASIKREEEAVMRERDRHELEKGRLIREMKRIRDEDGSRFNNFQILHHRYALLNLLGKGGFSEVYKAFDLVEHRYVACKLHGLNAQWSEEKKQSYIRHAIREYNIHKTLVHRHIVRLWDIFEIDHNTFCTVLEYCSGKDLDAVLKATPVLPEREARIIVVQIFQGLVYLNKRSQKIIHYDLKPGNVLFDEFGVAKVTDFGLSKIVEDNVGSQGMELTSQGAGTYWYLPPECFELSRTPLISSKVDVWSLGVLLYQMLFGRRPFGHDQSQERILREDTIIKARKVEFPSRPSVSNEAKVNLACPSSMLYNATDLFLLFPCLYIAIMKFARETCK from the exons ATGTCGGACGACATGATCTTGCATTTCTCTTCCAACTCTTCGAATCAATCGGATCAGTCCTCCAAGATCGCGAAACTCGAAGCGAGATTGGTGGGCAAGGCTTCCTCTGCAGTTTCCGCACAGCCCCAAGTCCAGGCGCAGCTGAATTCGTGGACTGTGCCTGCGAAGTTTGGAGGTGCCTCGGATGGTCTGGCGGACTCTTTAGTTGATAGCGATGattctgatgatgatgat AATGGAGGAGCCTATCTCATACAAGCTAATACTCAAAAGCGGCGGAAGGTTGATGAAGTCTGTAGCCCCACTTCCATCGAACAAGTTGAG GAAGGTAATATTTCTGGAAGTACACAACAGGCGCCAGCTGATGCTCGGTACAAGAATGCAGAACCAATTGATAACAACAAGCTAGGTGGTGAtgtaaataaaagaaagcaaagtcGTGGTCGGGCTACTACTTCTTCTGGTAGGGGAAGGGGTTCCCGTGTTAGTGATCAGGCAAGAAATCAGAGCATCTCTCCGTCAAATGGCCAGGTCGAGAACTCCCTTTGTAAG GATGGATTCTTCAAAGAGCAGCTTGGGCATGATGGTCACACCTCAAGAGAG GATGAAGGAACTTCCTTACGCGCAAAGGTTGCAGCAATGGAGGAAGAACTGAAAAAATCACGTGAAGAGGTCTCTGATTCCCGGGATAAATGTGAACGACTAGAAAAG GAGCTTAAAGATATCAAAGATTATGAACAACAGATGAAACCAAAG AGAATGAAAGTGATATCTGATTTATTGATATCTGTATCAAAAGCTGAGAGACAAGAGGCAAGGATGAGAGTACGCCAGGATTCCCTGAGACTTGGCAACATTGGAGTGGTCAG AGCTGGCACGATCATATCTGAAGCGTGGGAGGATGGACAAGCCATGAAAGATATCAATGCCCAACTT AGGATTTTGTTGGAAACGAAGGAGGCAATTGAAAGACAGAGGAAATCTCTGAAGAAACGGCCAACAG aCAAGGGTGAGGTAGCTGATGCAGAGGGTGGGGTTCAGGAAGAAGATATTCTCATGCAGGATGAAATTTTCAAGTCTCGTCTAGCCAGCATCAAACGG GAGGAGGAAGCTGTAATGCGTGAAAGAGACCGGCATGAGTTGGAAAAAGGAAGATTAATACGTGAAATGAAACGTATAAGGGATGAGGATGGCTCTCGTTTCAACAATTTTCAGATATTGCATCACCGTTATGCTCTCTTAAACCTTTTGGGCAAAGGAGGATTTAGTGAAGTTTATAAG GCTTTTGACTTGGTAGAACATAGATATGTTGCCTGTAAGCTACATGGTTTGAATGCTCAGTGGAGTGAAGAGAAGAAGCAAAGCTATATACGGCATGCGATCAGGGAATATAATATTCACAAAACCTTGGTCCACCGTCACATAGTTCGGCTTTGGGACATCTTTGAGATTGATCACAACACATTCTGCACTGTCTTGGAGTATTGCAGTG GCAAGGATCTCGATGCTGTTCTTAAAGCAACACCGGTACTTCCAGAGAGAGAAGCTAGAATTATTGTGGTCCAGATCTTTCAGGGCCTTGTTTACCTGAATAAAAGATCGCAAAAAATTATTCATTACGATTTGAAACCTGGAAATGTTCTATTTGATGAATTTGGTGTTGCTAAAGTCACAGATTTCGGTCTTAGCAAGATTGTGGAGGACAATGTTGGATCCCAAGGCATGGAACTTACATCGCAGGGTGCTGGTACATATTG GTATCTGCCTCCAGAATGTTTTGAGCTAAGCAGGACACCTCTAATTTCCTCAAAG GTTGATGTTTGGTCTCTGGGTGTCTTGTTGTACCAAATGCTGTTTGGCAGACGGCCTTTTGGGCACGACCAGAGTCAAGAGAGAATTCTCCGTGAAGATACAATTATTAAAGCCCGTAAAGTTGAGTTCCCTTCAAGACCATCTGTATCTAATGAGGCAAAGGTAAACCTTGCATGTCCTAGCTCAATGTTGTACAATGCGACGGATCTCTTTCTTCTATTCCCCTGTCTATATATTGCTATAATGAAATTTGCACGAGAAACGTGCAAATGA